A single window of Colletotrichum higginsianum IMI 349063 chromosome 8, whole genome shotgun sequence DNA harbors:
- a CDS encoding Aldehyde dehydrogenase: MSAPVLNLTAPNGTKISLPTGLFINNEFVKGNGSAKITAINPSDESEIASVEAASADDVDKAVKAARAALNGPGWGDISGTDRGRLMFKLADLVEAHEAALATLETWNGGKPYNVALGEDVAETIATLRYYAGWADKIHGETIPTTPQKFAYTLKQPVGEARSRVGVWQHCRSEACGADASIGTLLRKPGEGGRVPPGVINIVNGLGRETGNALVSHTDVDKVAFTGSTATGRQIMKTASVNIKNITLETGGKSPLLVFKDADLDQAAKWGHVGIMSNQGQICTSTSRILVQEEVYQDYVARFKKICLENKVGNPFDDDTFQGPQITKAQYDKILGYIQAGKDEGASLVTGGVPYKNVGDGKGFFIEPTVFSDVKKDMRIFQEEVFGPFVAITPFKTEEEAVALANNTSYGLGAALFSRDIERCHRVAARLESGMVWINSSNDSDIRVPFGGVKQSGIGRELGEAGLAAYTQTKAVHVNLGLVL; the protein is encoded by the exons ATGTCTGCCCCTGTCTTGAATCTCACAGCCCCAAACGGCACCAAGATCAGCCTGCCCACTGGCCTCTTTATCAACAACGAGTTTGTGAAGGGGAACGGTAGCGCCAAGATCACGGCCATAAACCCAAG CGACGAATCCGAGATTGCCTCGGTCGAAGCAGCGTCGGCCGACGATGTCGACAAGGCGGTGAAAGCAGCCCGCGCGGCGCTCAACGGCCCCGGCTGGGGAGACATCTCCGGCACCGACCGCGGTCGGCTCATGTTCAagctcgccgacctcgtcgaggcccaTGAAGCGGCTCTGGCGACCCTCGAGACGTGGAACGGCGGGAAACCCTACAACGTGGCCctgggcgaggacgtcgccgagaccaTTGCCACGCTCCGCTACTACGCTGGCTGGGCCGACAAGATCCACGGCGAGACGATCCCCACCACCCCCCAGAAGTTTGCCTACACGTTGAAACAGCCGGTTGGG GAAGCTCGGTCCCGCGTTGGCGTGTGGCAACACTGTCGTTCTGAAGCCTGCGGAGCAGACGCCTCTATCGGTACTTTACTTCGCAAACCTGGTGAAGGAGGCCGGGTTCCCCCCGGCGTCATCAACATTGTGAATGGTCTGGGGAGGGAAACGGGCAATGCACTGGTTTCCCAcaccgacgtcgacaaggtCGCCTTCACGGGTTCCACGGCAACCGGACGCCAAATCATGAAGACTGCCAGTGTCAATATCAAGAACATCACCCTGGAGACGGGCGGCAAATCCCCTCTCTTGGTTTTCAAGGACGCCGATCTCGACCAGGCCGCGAAGTGGGGACATGTCGGCATCATGAGCAACCAAGGCCAGATTTGCACGTCCACGTCGAGGATTTTGGTGCAGGAAGAGGTCTACCAAGACTATGTCGCCCGCTTCAAGAAGATCTGTCTCGAGAACAAGGTCGGCAACCCCTTTGATGACGACACGTTCCAGGGCCCTCAGATCACCAAGGCCCAGTATGACAAGATTCTGGGCTACATCCAAGCCGGaaaggacgagggcgccagCCTGGTGACAGGAGGTGTCCCTTACAAGAACGTCGGTGACGGGAAGGGCTTCTTCATCGAGCCCACCGTCTTCTCTGACGTCAAGAAGGACATGAGAATCTTCCAGGAGGAAGTCTTTGGGCCGTTCGTCGCCATCACACCATTCAAGACGGAAGAAGAGGCGGTGGCGCTGGCGAACAACACATCCTATGGGCTTGGTGCCGCGCTGTTCTCGAGAGACATTGAGAGATGTCAtcgcgtcgccgcccggcTGGAGTCGGGTATGGTTTGGATCAACAGCTCCAACGACTCTGACATCCGAGTACCCTTCGGTGGTGTCAAGCAGAGTGGCATCGGCCGCGAACTGGGTGAAGCCGGTCTTGCTGCCTATACGCAGACGAAGGCTGTGCATGTCAACCTGGGTCTTGTCTTGTAG
- a CDS encoding Endoribonuclease L-PSP: MPSAQFFNYPGTETNAEQYHYSQAVKLGNTIRTSGQGGWDENGKVTPDLERQISLAFDNVLKALQAVDSRLSFNDIYAVRSYHIDMDASFDLMTAQFKSLFPNHRPIWTCVQIGKLGLEGMQVEVEVEASIPA; the protein is encoded by the coding sequence ATGCCTTCCGCCCAGTTTTTCAACTACCCCGGCACGGAGACCAATGCCGAGCAGTATCACTACTCCCAGGCGGTCAAACTAGGAAACACAATCCGCACCTCGGGCCAGGGCGGCTGGGACGAGAATGGAAAAGTCACGCCCGACCTTGAGAGGCAGATCAGCCTTGCCTTTGACAACGTCCTGAAGGCCCTTCAAGCCGTCGACTCCCGTCTATCGTTTAACGACATCTACGCCGTCCGCTCCTACCACATCGACATGGACGCAAGCTTCGACCTCATGACGGCGCAGTTCAAAAGCCTGTTTCCCAACCACCGGCCTATCTGGACATGTGTACAGATTGGAAAGCTTGGACTGGAGGGCATGCAGGTGGAGGTTGAAGTCGAGGCGTCGATTCCCGCTTAA
- a CDS encoding Alcohol dehydrogenase GroES domain-containing protein, with protein sequence MRALIYDGLNSVSLREKPLPSLASPTDAIVKVTKTTICGTDLHIRKGDVATCQPGRTLGHEGVGVIHSTGASVSRFKQGDRVLISCISSCATCEYCRRGMYSHCTSGGWILGNTIDGTQAEYVRIPHAESSLHPIPDGADDAALVMLSDIFPTGLECGVLNGKVQPGGTVVVVGSGPVGLAAIITAQIYSPSQVIAIDLDAKRLEVARQFGATDTINSAEADAVAKVKALTEGKGADSVIEAVGIPATFDLCQSLLAPGGVLANVGVHGTKVDLHLQNLWDKNIGESNSEIMREPWSLVDTTTTPMLLKLVQSGKLKPSLLITHYFKLDDMEKAYETFGEASKHGTLKVVIDVD encoded by the exons ATGAGAGCCCTTATCTATGATGGCCTCAACTCTGTATCCCTGCGGGAAAAACCGCTTCCGTCATTAGCATCCCCCACCGACGCCATTGTTAAAGTCACCAAAACCACTATTTGCGGTACAGACCTCCACATCCGCAAAGGCGACGTTGCAACCTGCCAACCAGGAAGAACTCTGGGACATGAGGGCGTTGGGGTCATCCATTCCACTGGAGCCTCGGTATCCCGCTTCAAACAAGGCGACCGCGTCCTGATCTCTTGCATCTCCAGTTGCGCGACTTGCGAGTACTGCCGCAGGGGAATGTACAGCCACTGCACGTCGGGGGGATGGATCCTCGGAAACACCATTGATGGCACCCAGGCCGAGTACGTCCGTATTCCCCATGCCGAATCAAGTCTCCACCCGATCCCTGACGGTGCTGACGACGCGGCGTTGGTGATGCTGAGCGACATCTTCCCTACCGGCCTCGAATGCGGTGTACTCAATGGAAAGGTGCAGCCCGGTGGCACGGTAGTCGTTGTGGGCTCCGGACCCGTTGGACTggcggccatcatcaccgcaCAGATATATTCGCCGTCTCAGGTCATTGCCATCGACCTGGATGCCAAGAGGCTCGAGGTGGCGCGGCAATTTGGCGCAACCGACACGATCAACAGCGCGGAGGCCGATGCTGTtgccaaggtcaaggcctTGACGGAGGGAAAGGGTGCTGATTCCGTCATTGAAGCAGTCGGAATCCCAGCCACTTTTGATCTCTGCCAGAGCTTGCTTGCCCCTGGTGGTGTCTTGGCCAACGTGGGTGTGCACGGAACCAAGGTGGACCTCCATCTCCAGAATCTTTGGGACAAGAACATCGGTGAGAGCAACTCGGAAATCATGAGAGAACCGTGGTC ACTTGTGGACACCACCACTACGCCCATGTTGTTGAAGTTGGTCCAGTCTGGAAAGTTGAAGCCTTCGCTATTGATAACCCACT ACTTCAAACTTGACGACATGGAAAAGGCTTACGAGACATTTGGCGAAGCTTCTAAGCACGGGACCTTGAAGGTCGTCATTGACGTTGACTAA
- a CDS encoding Duf895 domain membrane protein — translation MAEESPKSAPADVQDVVSEEAPVKRVWYHSTLFNAFVIGGVGFMAPGLWNAMNALGAGGAQEPFLVNAANALVFGLMGFLCLFGGPIANRIGLSWTLLLGAVGYPLYSAGLYTNNRFGNVWFVLVGAAACGISAGLFWASEGAVALGYPEPSKRGKYMNIWLWFRTGGPLVGGAIVLALNNNAAAKTKGKVGSQTYLVFIALQCMSVPLALALSPPEKVQRSDGSKVIIKAEKSFKAEFQALLRVSMRKDVLLLLPIFWAAYFNQYSGNFQSYYFGVRARALIGFVSNFGTLLSSQIISMLLDHKKFSVKKRINIGFYYVIVWHVIAWVYGWVIQEKYTRNPPAYDWEDKGFVEGFFVLLLWDFARQSLQNWLYYLLATKTDNISELARFSGILRGQESFSQAISFGINTQKWKGGRVPLAINTALLVLAVYPTWLVVRDHVPIEEDKIANVEEQSQTGEIAETRLSSDERKEFAIGQTGLGRDAKM, via the exons ATGGCTGAAGAATCACCCAAGTCTGCGCCTGCAGACGTCCAGGACGTGGTCTCCGAGGAGGCGCCTGTCAAGCGTGTGTGGTATCACAGCACCCTTTTCAATGCCTTCGTGATCGGAGGAGTCG GCTTCATGGCCCCCGGCCTGTGGAATGCAATGAACGCCCTCGGCGCAGGCGGGGCCCAGGAACCgttcctcgtcaacgccgccaacgccctTGTGTTCGGGCTCATGGGCTTCCTCTGCCTTTTCGGTGGGCCCATCGCAAACCGCATCGGGCTCTCGTGGACGCTTCTGTTGGGCGCCGTTGGTTACCCCCTTTACTCGGCCGGTCTCTACACCAACAACCGCTTCGGCAACGTCTGGTTCGTCCTTGTTGGAGCGGCCGCCTGCGGAATCTCTGCAGGCCTCTTCTGGGCCTCCGAAGGCGCCGTAGCCCTCGGGTACCCCGAGCCGTCGAAGCGCGGCAAATACATGAACA TCTGGCTTTGGTTCAGAACGGGTGGCCCTCTAGTCGGCGGTGCCATCGTCTTGGCCCTGAACAACAATGCCGCCGCGAAGACGAAGGGTAAGGTCGGTTCCCAGACCTACCTGGTCTTCATTGCGCTTCAGTGTATGAGTGTCCCTCTCGCCctcgctctctctcctcccgAGAAGGTCCAACGCTCCGATGGCAGCAAGGTCATCATCAAGGCCGAAAAGTCCTTCAAGGCCGAGTTTCAAGCGCTGCTCCGCGTCTCGATGCGAAAGgacgtcctcctcctgctgccgATTTTCTGGGCCGCCTACTTCAACCAGTACAGCGGGAACTTTCAGTCGTACTACTTCGGCgtccgcgcccgcgccctcaTCGGCTTCGTCAGCAACTTCGGCACCCTCCTCTCGTCGCAGATCATCAGCATGCTCCTAGACCACAAGAAGTTCAGCGTCAAGAAGCGCATCAACATCGGCTTCTACTACGTCATCGTGTGGCACGTCATCGCCTGGGTCTACGGTTGGGTCATCCAGGAGAAGTACACTCGCAACCCCCCCGCCTACGACTGGGAGGACAAGGGCTTCGTTGAGGGCTTCTTCGTGCTCCTGCTGTGGGACTTTGCCCGGCAGTCGCTCCAGAACTGGCTGTACTACCTCTTGGCCACCAAGACGGACAACATCTCCGAGCTCGCGCGCTTCTCGGGCATCTTGCGAGGCCAGGAGAGTTTCTCTCAGGCCATCTCGTTCGGTATCAACACCCAGAAGTGGAAGGGAGGACGCGTTCCGTTGGCTATCAACACCGCTCTTTTGG TTTTGGCCGTCTACCCCACGTGGCTTGTTGTCAGAGACCATGTCCCCATCGAGGAAGACAAGATTGCAAACGTTGAAGAGCAGTCGCAGACGGGTGAGATCGCCGAGACAAGGTTGTCGTCTGACGAGAGGAAGGAGTTTGCCATTGGCCAGACAGGTCTCGGAAGAGACGCGAAGATGTAA
- a CDS encoding Dimethylaniline monooxygenase, whose product MAPRYSSVAVIGAGPSGISAVKALSEENTFDRIQLFDRRERIGGTWIYDEEPEPFSPFSSQPVRDIPATLPQSTPPAAENVTARTGLYPSLDSNVGSQVMAFTYKPFPSVNSAASIGRFGKGNPTHPHAQVAGYIEEIADPFSHLFTFNTHVERVEKVGRQWQLTLRKTQHYLKHEKRDYWWQDTFDAVVVATGHYGVPYVPNIPGLKEVSAALPQRFEHSKAYRSPEDYVNKKVVVVGGNVSASDTVSEIHNIVSGPLYLSQRGYNETLKDAWELPNVVRKPQITRVSAGPHQLIRVTFADGTEVDGIEKVHFGTGYRLSYPFLRPDPVTPSGRLSGFYQHVFNVADPSLTIVGQVKGALSFRVYEYQAVAVARYYANRGGGLPSPREQDEWEVKRLQYKGPTSQFHEIKPDFKEYFEFLRGVAGPPAPGTDAYELPAWQDDWALLGFGVLALKQKWWRELKEKEEKKQIQAKL is encoded by the exons ATGGCCCCGCGATACTCTAGCgttgccgtcatcggcgcTGGTCCGTCTGGCATCTCGGCAGTCAAGGCCCTCAGCGAGGAAAACACGTTTGATCGGATCCAGCTTTTTGACAGAAGAGAGCGAATTGGCGGGACATG GATATACGATGAGGAGCCAGAGCCCTTTTCGCCCTTTTCAAGCCAGCCCGTGAGAGATATACCAGCAACGCTCCCGCAGTCAACACCGCCCGCTGCTGAGAACGTCACCGCTCGAACCGGCCTCTACCCGTCTCTGGACAGCAACGTGGGATCCCAAGTCATGGCCTTCACCTACAAGCCCTTCCCGTCGGTGAACTCGGCCGCGTCCATCGGCCGCTTCGGCAAGGGCAACCCGACGCATCCTCACGCGCAGGTCGCGGGGTACATCGAAGAGATTGCGGACCCCTTCTCGCACCTGTTTACTTTCAACACGCACGTCGAGCGCGTCGAAAAGGTCGGCAGGCAGTGGCAGCTGACGCTGAGGAAGACCCAGCACTACCTCAAACACGAGAAGAGAGACTACTGGTGGCAGGACACCTTTGATGCGGTCGTCGTGGCCACCGGCCATTACGGCGTGCCGTACGTGCCGAACATACCGGGCCTGAAGGAGGTGTCTGCTGCCTTGCCGCAGAGATTCGAGCATTCCAAAGCATACAGATCCCCGGAAGACTACGTGAACAAG aaagttgttgtggtcggcggcaacgtctCTGCCTCGGACACGGTTTCCGAAATCCACAACATCGTCTCTGGTCCTCTTTACCTCTCACAGCGGGGCTACAACGAAACCCTAAAGGACGCATGGGAGCTACCAAACGTGGTGAGGAAGCCCCAGATCACGCGAGTGTCCGCGGGCCCGCACCAGCTCATCAGAGTGACCTTCGCGGACGGCACGGAGGTCGACGGCATAGAAAAGGTCCACTTCGGCACGGGGTACCGCCTGTCCTACCCGTTCCTGCGTCCGGACCCCGTGACGCCCAGCGGCCGCCTCTCGGGCTTCTACCAGCACGTCTTCAACGTCGCAGACCCGTCGCTCACGATCGTCGGGCAGGTCAAGGGGGCGCTCTCGTTCCGCGTGTACGAGTACCAGGCCGTCGCGGTGGCGCGCTACTACGCCAaccggggcggcggcctgccctcgccgcgcGAGCAGGACGAGTGGGAGGTGAAGCGGCTGCAGTACAAGGGGCCCACGTCGCAGTTCCACGAGATCAAGCCTGATTTCAAGGAGTATTTCGAGTTCCTACGCGGTGTTGCTGGACCACCCGCGCCGGGCACCGATGCGTACGAGCTGCCCGCGTGGCAGGACGACTGGGCGTTGCTTGGTTTCGGCGTGTTGGCGCTGAAGCAGAAATGGTGGAGGGAActgaaggagaaggaagaaaagaagcaGATCCAGGCCAAGCTGTAA
- a CDS encoding Hydrolase CocE/NonD family protein, producing the protein MSGYPLCATDCIAEALLQSSCIGEDLACLCADVRFNGQVEACVTAACTVKESLRGEKVVANTTWTSCGFPLADNTALPRFLAGFLFLLPAVFIFARLLNKKINPSPWGADDACIMFAFLFSTDQGSVLALGLGKDIWTLQPHEIIDFHKILFVTELVYTITIALIKASILFFFLRIFPSMLFRKVVWATLGLNAASALVYFIVILVQCRPVSFYWLGWDGQHTGVCMKFDVLIMLHVGFNILLDVWMLVLPLTQLYKLNFGVKRKIGVMLMFSVGIL; encoded by the exons ATGTCCGGCTATCCTCTATGCGCG ACGGATTGCATTGCTGAAGCTCTGCTGCAGTCCTCTTGCATAGGAGAGGACCTAGCTTGTCTCTGTGCCGACGTTAGATTTAACGGACAAGTCGAGGCGTGTGTGACTGCTGCTTGTACTGTCAAAGAGAGTCTTA GGGGGGAAAAAGTTGTCGCCAACACGACGTGGACGAGTTGCGGGTTTCCGCTTGCCGACAATACGGCCCTTCCGCGGTTTCTCGCCGGTTTTCTCTTCTTATTGCCTGCCGTGTTTATCTTTGCTCGTCTGCTGAACAAGAAGATCAATCCATCTCCGTGGGGTGCCGATGACGCTTGCATCATGTTTGCATTC CTATTTTCAACTGACCAAGGATCAGTTTTGGCCCTTGGACTCGGTAAAGATATATGGACGCTGCAGCCGCACGAAATCATTGACTTTCACAAG ATCCTGTTTGTGACCGAACTGGTTTACACAATAACTATCGCGCTGATCAAAGCCTCAATACTGTTCTTTTTTCTCCGCATCTTTCCATCCATGCTATTCCGCAAGGTCGTATGGGCCACGCTGGGGCTGAACGCTGCATCCGCCCTGGTGTATTTCATTGTCATTCTTGTTCAGTGCCGGCCGGTGTCATTTTACTGGCTCGGATGGGACGGCCAACACACAGGCGTTTGCATGAAGTTTGATGTATTGATTATGTTGCATGTCGGCTTCAACATTCTTTTGGATGTCTGGATGCTTGTCTTACCACTGACGCAGCTATACAAGCTCAATTTCGGAGTGAAGAGAAAGATTGGAGTCATGTTGATGTTCAGTGTTGGGATCTTGTAA
- a CDS encoding Mitochondrial phosphate carrier protein, translating into MVLITRAISLTNFLVASSALGFQVFVLYPWHEQLSHDFEELKKEHIRVLDYVKGVDAGLRKGQGGAPAGESILERLGYRR; encoded by the coding sequence ATGGTCCTCATCACGCGCGCCATCTCCCTCACAAacttcctcgtcgcctccTCCGCGCTCGGCTTCCAGGTCTTCGTCCTGTACCCCTGGCACGAGCAGCTTTCGCACGActtcgaggagctcaagaaggagcacatccgcgtcctcgactacgtcaagggcgtcgacgccggtcTGAGAAAGGGGCAGGGCGGCGCCCCCGCAGGGGAGTCGATTCTGGAGCGCCTGGGGTACAGGCGGTAG
- a CDS encoding Geranylgeranyl pyrophosphate synthetase — MASSLPNVGTSSAAAQTGQTLQRFPRNVNASKNAWLWKNVRNPAEPVSTITQTAVLPSDAEVSSKAGYQLLCSYNWQEGKPARIRVPGYAAIWQGVTLPMTLSADKGTYFIDQNTSLMPQHPFEPMFRAAASMSQDMSFDDIDIVTNRNSLRKLLDFCSPRSQESFRLHLHLVRNTLIVERCEKHAREFVDGSRGWGRNFEKASTAFPPNLTESQGHHRTLRYSLGALKCAVQFEVDASFDPNGEPVASKDLGPLDLAMEKLSIQTPEPATENGARDLQVETTYREAMVMLQSTTAEIKSAAKVRPLSWRMPQLWFGRTPWLIIGHHADGKFHDVKITEAAAHFTDWEKKQQTALRKLATVLGELRAAVRGNEGRYSAAVFERGSGSIRVFDLTSNRQAVPEDLKKKLWT; from the exons ATGGCTTCTTCCTTACCGAACGTCGGGACCTCGAGTGCCGCGGCACAAACTGGGCAAACTCTTCAGCGCTTTCCGCGTAATGTCAACGCGTCAAAGAATGCTTGGCTGTGGAAAAATGTCCGCAACCCAGCCGAGCCCGTCTCCACCATCACCCAAACGGCAGTCCTGCCTTCGGACGCAGAAGTCAGCAGCAAGGCCGGATACCAGCTTCTTTGCAGCTACAACTGGCAGGAGGGGAAGCCGGCGAGAATCAGAGTTCCGG GATACGCAGCCATCTGGCAGGGCGTGACCCTCCCAATGACGCTCTCGGCTGATAAGGGAACTTACTTCATCGACCAGAACACCTCGTTGATGCCGCAGCACCCTTTCGAGCCCATGTTCCGCGCGGCGGCCTCCATGAGCCAGGACATGTCcttcgacgacatcgacatcgtgACGAACCGCAACAGCCTCCGGAAGCTGCTCGACTTCTGCTCTCCAAGGTCCCAGGAAAGCTTCCGTCTTCACCTTCACTTGGTTCGCAATACTCTCATCGTCGAGCGTTGCGAGAAGCACGCTAGAGAGTTCGTCGACGGGTCGCGCGGCTGGGGCAGAAACTTTGAGAAGGCGTCCACTGCGTTCCCCCCGAATCTTACAGAGAGCCAGGGACACCACCGAACGCTGAGATACTCTCTCGGAGCCCTCAAATGCGCGGTACAATTCGAAGTCGACGCAAGCTTTGACCCGAACGGTGAGCCTGTAGCGTCGAAGGATCTGGGCCCTCTCGACCTCGCTATGGAGAAGCTGTCCATCCAGACCCCGGAGCCAGCGACGGAGAACGGAGCCCGGGACCTACAAGTTGAGACGACCTATCGAGAAGCAATGGTGATGCTTCAGTCGACCACAGCGGAAATCAAGTCGGCTGCCAAGGTCCGCCCCCTCAGCTGGCGCATGCCGCAGCTCTGGTTCGGTCGGACTCCCTGGCTTATTATTGGCCACCACGCGGATGGCAAGTTCCACGACGTCAAGATcaccgaggcggcggcccaCTTCACCGACTGGGAGAAAAAACAGCAGACGGCGCTGAGGAAGCTGGCGACCGtgctcggcgagcttcggGCGGCGGTCCGGGGGAACGAGGGACGGTACAGCGCTGCGGTTTTCGAGCGAGGATCGGGGTCCATTCGGGTCTTTGACTTGACGAGCAACAGACAGGCGGTACCGGAGgacctgaagaagaagctgtgGACCTAA